CGGCAAATGAATCTGTATCCCCTGTGAACTTAAAAACCTTGGAGGGGTTTAATCCCAGGAATGAATATCGCGCTATGTTCTCGCCGCCCTCGACCGATTCGAACAAGAAAGCGTATTCATCACCCTCTATTTTCTTGAATGCCGAAACAGGGGTTTCCATGTCTGCGACAAGTTCTTTGTACACGGGGATCAAGTTCCCCTGCTTTGATAATCTTACAAATTCTTCTTTACTTGGATAAAACATTTCTTTTCCTCAATATCGCTTCGGCAATTATTATATCTTCGGAAGTCGTTACTTTAATATTCTCGTACGAACCCATGACCATTTTAACCTTTATCCCCAGATCTTCAACTAATTTCGAATCGTCAGTTCCTGCGCTTTTCGCGCTATCGTAAGCTTTTTTTATTATCTCATACTTGAACGCTTGCGGCGTTTGCGCCTGCCATAAAAAACTCCTATCTAGAGTTTTTAAAATTATACCTCCATTGGTCATTGGGACCTGCCTGCCGGCAGGCAGGTTTGCGTCATTGGTCATTTTAATTGTATCCTTCACAGGAACCCCAACAACAACAGCGCCAGAAGCTTTCGCCGCAGATATAGCTTTCTCGATTATGTCTTTTGTAATAAGAGGCCTCGCTCCATCGTGGACAAGAACGATATCCGTATCCGGTGATACAAATCTTAACCCGTTCCGGACCGAGTCCGTTCTTTCTTTTCCGCTAACGGCTATCGTCACCCCGAACCTCTTGGATCTTTCAATATTATCTCCCGCAACAACAAGAATTATGCCTGAAACCGATTTAACAGCTTTGAACGCGCTGATCGTCCATTCGATCATTGGACGGCCAAGCAACCCTAAAAACTGTTTCGGCCCCCCCATGCGCGTCCCCATTCCGCCCGCGGTTATAATAACGGCAGTTTTCATGTCAGCTTCTTAAAATGCTTTAAAAGTGGAGGCGTAATAAAAGTTGTAAGTATAACGACCAGCAGCATCGCAGAATAGAGTTCCTGGCTGATAATATTATGCGCAAGCCCGTATGCCGCGAAAACAAACCCCACTTCCCCCCTTGGGATCATGCCAACGCCGATCGCCAGTTTATTTAATTTTTCCAAAACAACGAACCCTGAAAGTATTTTGCCGATAACAGCAACCGCAAAAATGGCTGAAGCAAAAGTCAATATCGGATAATTCGAAGGATTTGAAAAGTTGAACAGGGAAAGATTGACCGCGACGCCCATCATAACAAAAAATATCGGGACAAAAATATCGGATACGGGCTTGACCTGGTTTTCAATATGCTCCTGGTGCTCGGTCCTCGACAGCACAAGCCCTGCCGCAAAAGCCCCGACGATCGGAGCCAGCCCCGCCGTTTGAGAA
This portion of the Candidatus Saganbacteria bacterium genome encodes:
- the ispD gene encoding 2-C-methyl-D-erythritol 4-phosphate cytidylyltransferase; the protein is MKTAVIITAGGMGTRMGGPKQFLGLLGRPMIEWTISAFKAVKSVSGIILVVAGDNIERSKRFGVTIAVSGKERTDSVRNGLRFVSPDTDIVLVHDGARPLITKDIIEKAISAAKASGAVVVGVPVKDTIKMTNDANLPAGRQVPMTNGGIILKTLDRSFLWQAQTPQAFKYEIIKKAYDSAKSAGTDDSKLVEDLGIKVKMVMGSYENIKVTTSEDIIIAEAILRKRNVLSK